The following is a genomic window from Prunus persica cultivar Lovell chromosome G7, Prunus_persica_NCBIv2, whole genome shotgun sequence.
NNNNNNNNNNNNNNNNNNNNNNNNNNNNNNNNNNNNNNNNNNNNNNNNNNNNNNNNNNNNNNNNNNNNNNNNNNNNNNNNNNNNNCctttttcaacatcatttggGAGTGAGGGGGACTCCGATGATCCATTAGAGGCAATACATGCAGTCAGTGGCAAGCTGGATTATAATTCCAGACTGATCAATTCATGGCACGAGAAATGTGTTGAAGACGAGGCAATTTTGGCTGATCTTAACATTAGGGTGAACAAAGCGTTATCCCAAAAGAACAAGTACTTGAAGCTGAGTCATAGCAGGAAGCTGAAAGCTGAGGAGTTGGATACAgtaatgaatgatgaaatgaaaggtTGTTTGATGAACCATATGCGATGCGAAGAGCACCATACTGAACTGGAGTTGGCATTCAACGAAGGATTCGACAAATTCCGAGCATTTGCGGCAACTACTCATACAAGTTATGATTGGAACTATGTGTCCCTTGATGCTGTGAGAGAGATACTAGACGATGGGGGTGACATGAATGAGCATAAGCACGTCAAAGCTGCTCGGAAGAAGCCGACCGATACGACTAAGTGATTGCGGCTACCGctgttcagttggttgaggGTGACCATGGTATTGCACATATACTCCCTTAATGTCATTATCTAacttaaaataacacaaatatcaatttcatttgcttcatatataattattgggactatgtattgcaagtcatcatgtgtTATAATGTCTAACATTATATTTTAcaaatatggaaatattattcaataagCAGTCAATATCACAGAAAGCTGGGAATCAGTAAATGCTCCTTATCATGTCCATTTACATTAAAGAGCTAGCGTACTaatgtgttaaaaaaaaactgacacgTGAGTCATAAGTAACATAACATGTGATATACATTGTTTACTGAatggtttatggtttatttatatataataaaattccaaatattgCTAAAGATTTATTTCCTGTATATCACTAGGGATATGAGTGGCCATAAGCATGTGAGACCTGCTAAGAAGAAGCTGACGAGTACGACCCAGTGATTGTGGCTACCGTTGTTCAGTTGGTTGGGGAGATCGTGGTATTGCTATGAGGAAGCACATAATATGTTTTGCAATCAAATGTTCTTTTCTGTGTGGAATTATGAGTATTTATGTAAGTTAGTGTAccctttaatatttttcaccGAAGTATCGAAATGTAATTAGTTGCAatgttatgtttcttttttacccGCTGCTTTCTATTTGCTCTGTTCCAACAAAGTGCTTCAAGTATCCTTCACTTACAAAAGTGTACAAAATCGTGCCCCTAATAACCAGTCGGAAAAAGTGGCTACTGCTGGAAATGATTACTGGTAATGGAAACAACAGCTGGCTGCTGTAATTGCTGCATTACCCTGAggatttgaaaaatgaatctctgttaaaacaaaattcaccCTAAACTGCCCATTTTACATGGTAAAAGTCATTGCTTCTTCACATAACTACAAATTTCATACTTGATCAAATGTCtatgaaaatttataaatagggagaagacgtaaaattaacatgtttccaaatttcatggaagaatgaaaccaagcaaattttcatttcaattaccAGTGGACATAGTAAGAGCTCATCGGTGGacatgaacaaaaacacaataatATTCAACAACTGAATCTATAAAACTTCACCTGATCATTAATCTTCATAACAACCACATTTCGtctaatacaaatataaatcatTCAGTTGGTCCGTGCATCCTGTCAAAATCGTCGAATAATGGGTCACTACGATGTATTGGAGTTGATTCGTCATTGTTCGACGGTGATGTCCTGCATAAACATCAAACACAAGCACATAAAAATTTtaccttttcatattttagatgtTATTACAAATAGTGTTAGCATCTTACGGTGTGTTCAAGGCTGGGCATTGTCTTCTATCATGACCAATGTGTCCACACTCCCGACAGTGTCTAATCCCTCGCTtcattgccttttcctttgctcCCGTTACTCCTTTCGACCTTCCTTTGCACCTCACTCTCTTAGGGTCTTTCAtatattgtgtttgagagCTGGGCCCTCCAACTTCGTTATTACTTGGTCCATCCTTcagcaacttcaacttcacctGCAAACTTTTTAGAGTCTCTGACAGTAGCTCACATCCTTCTTCACTCATTAATGCATCCTCAACCACATCTGAAGCAAGTCGAGACATTGTACTCCTCTTTATTAGAAGGCCAGGATCTGCACAGTCTTTAATTTCGTTGCCATTTGCATCTGACACCATTCCAGATTTCGCAGTTTTCTTCCacctcttcaaaatatatttatcggGCATATATTCAATCTGGTCCCTTCCGAACAATGCTAGGATGTGCTTGCaaataattccaacaaattcaaatcttttgCAGCTACACGATGCGTGGTCAGAATCTTTGACATATACGACTTCTGCCACtcttgtttcccaatttttcctttcgcTCACGTTGAACACAACTTTACAAGCATCCTCTGTTTTGAGCTCTAGGAAACATGTTGTACTTTGTATTAGTTCTTGctcaaacttttgaaacattgtccttgtgtacaaggtagccatttgtttgttcattggcATCGGTAGAAGACATTGAGCCACTTCAAATGCATCTACGTGATCAGCAACTAACTCTTTTTCACGTTGATGAGAAAGTGCCCTCTCAAATCGTATTATGAAATCCATCAACGAATTTCTCCTTGATATGtattgcttgaaaaaaccatgagAACCTTCCGCTCTTTGGCTGCTTGACATTCCAGCGGCAAAAAATTGTCGTGCGTAGGCTGGAACCCAAGATTCCCttaaatcaaacattgaaCTTAGCCATGGATGGTCAGTCAAACCAGCCTTTGTAAccacaatattccattttgCATCAAACTCATCCTTATTGTCAGTATCCCATATGGCTTTCTGAAATTCACGCCAATACTCCTTATAAGCGTCACGTGGTAACTTAACAGAGAACTTTGATGTGATGTGCCATATGCAAAGTCGATGAAATGTACTCGGGAAGGCTATTGAAATCGCTATGGCCATTGCCgcaaacatccaaacaaacgACTCATTTTAGGTTCCCCACCTGGCATGGCTTTCTTAAACTCctcaaacatccaaacaaacgACTCAGTCGTTTCCTTGCTCAAAAATGCACATGCTAAGACAATTGTTTGACCATGGTTATTAACTCCCAACATTGGTGCAAATGTCAAGTCGTATCGATTCGTGTTGAATGTGGTATCGAATACAACAACATCTCCATAAAACCCATACGCCCGTCTAGAAGTTGCATCTGCCCAAAAACATCGACTAAACCTGTCATGCCCATCTCCCtcaatcttgaaataaaaagcctcattttttttctgttcagccATAAAATACTCGGTCACTAGTTCAACATCGTGGTTCCTCAGCTTCCCATTCACACTACATTCAAGATTGTAGAtatcttttttgataaaaccGATTTTATCCATTCCTCTGGATTGCACCTCGAAAATACTTACCTTCTGATGAATGGGAATATTAACTGAACCCAACTGTTTTGTGAGTACTTTTGtagaatctgaaatatgacGGTGTGATCTcaataaatgcattctttctgAGGGTGTCATCTTATGATTGTGTCCCTCTGCAAAAAGAGATATGGTATACTTCTTGCTCCCATTTGTCTTCACAACCACAATCTTAGCTTTGCAATTGCATCTACTTATTCCCCgttgtctttttctctcccgaGTTTCATCCTTCCTGTATGCACCTTGTTTgcaacatacaaattctttcctcaaaatctctttcttatttttcccccaaaagcTAGAATGAAGTCGAATACCAAAGCCAGCAAAGAATGCATATctattatagaaattgtaaacgaGGTCAAGCGAGTCAAACTTCATCCCAACTGCTGGtgtttcctcatttcttaCTTCAGGAATATAAACCCTCCCATTAGCTGTTGCACATTCATCACTCTCTGAGCCCCCAGACATTTTGTCTACGTATATTATTGATCCACTTCTATATTACTGCATAGCaattattcattcattaatCAGTCATTACTACATTACAACATATCAATGCATTCCACTTACACAAAACATTGcccaaattgacacaaaatacGCATAGCCTAACTTCCGATTACACAAAACACAagcaaaatttcataaaagttACTTCATCTCTTGTGAAATAATCTGGTCAAAATAACATTAGAACCAACATGTTCAACTAAGAACAAAAATGTAATTCAAACCACCAATTACAGAACTTCACCCAATATCCTCTCCAACTGCTTACTCCTAATGTCATTAAGCCTAAGTTTAGGTTCTTTTACctacatttcaaaattttccaccCCGACCAACAACAATGAACtaagtatattgaatattcataagaaaatgacacattattgatgccacaaatgacgaatttcccaccctcacaaaaaataaacctaacccaataaaatcaatccagcaagtgaacttacctctcaaaatcaatcGGGAGCTCTGAAGTCAGTCAGCTTGAAAGAATGTGGTGGACATTAGAGAAGACTCTTTGGTATTTGAGACTCCATCTCTACCAAAATCGAGGAACAACTGCTGCTGCGGCTTCTAGCTACAAAAACAGATATGCTACTTTGCTTTCATCTGGAATCTTGTCAGctgaatgaaaaagagaaggggttTTCACTTGAGCCATAGAATCAAAACAGGGCAACAGATAGGTAAGAGCCATTCTTCGTAATACCCAGGATACCATAGATCGCAGGCCTCCCAACGAGCTAATGACAGTCGAGTGACTATAAGGTTTGGGAGATTTGGATCCTTCTAATTGTGGGTTTGCTttacattcaaaaagaaaggattgtgttcttcagtttttcacagagagggaaagaggggAACAACTGAAGTTGGGTTTCTAACGGGTTAGATTTCAACCCGATTCTACATGCACcctcttttaaaaactcaccgttggatgaaatccaacggctcttACATACCCCTCAAAaacaccccttataacttcCCACTCACTATAGAAGCTCCCGTAATTTTTTGGTGGGACGTCTTTTATATAAAGCAATATTGGAGGAGGGCGGTGAGATTCTTCAaatatagtttttattttattttatacaagtgCTATTGAAGAAGGGagattttctcacacacactaccaaaATTTCATAGTCTGCAAATTAATGTCCTTTTTTCCTAGTCTAGACTCCTTGTTAGGCGAATACAGTTTGATGTAATGACCTACTTGCTcaactttattttataaacTCAAGAATcagaaaacaaaggaaaattgAGAGTAAATTATCTACTTCACATACAggaatataattttatattacatTAATTTATGATGGTTCTCCTTTGTAAGgtttgtgggaacctaattaaatcaaaaccctaggtcaaataattccttccatttggggattatttgacctaattgggaattattcaatttaattggggattacccaattaaatagaatattaccTAATCGGGTCGAGAATTAATTCTATTCCTACCCCAATttccaattaaatgaggagttaccTATTTAAgtcaggatttgatttgatacctaccacaattagggatttgatttaccctaattaatcaaatccctaattaatcaaatcaattccaaaaaggggaggaataattcccttccatctacggaattattcctctgaaaccctagcctccgagactactataaaagcatagccacacacaatggttgaggtacgtctaaattcctactgaaactctgcataaattatttctcaaaaaccctagccacctcctctctttctctctctcacacaaggctccggccacccggttttccttgaaacACCCTacctgacttaggcatcggagagcctttggccaacactccccgggtgtggtccttttactccgatctgttttgcagggagagaaagagaagcagagaagacgaaggaatctttggcgaatattctcccgtgagattatttgcacaaacaaggTTAAGGTTTCCTAGactcaatatatttttaagaGAACATCTTATGGGCATCATAGACATTGGAGCTAAGTTGGAGAACCTCAAGATGCCCATTGAAGATTCACCAATGGTCCATTATTGTCCCAATTCCCTTCCTGGTGATGAGTACAAAAACATCTGTTAAGCACCTACAGCTACAGTGGCACCAAAAAAGTCTGGGATCTTGATGAACTGATTTCCATTTGTGTGCGTGAAGAGCAGAaccccaaaaaggaaaaaagctgAAAAACATGTGAATCTAGCAAGTGATTAAGACTCGGACTAAGGATGTTGTTTAAGATTGGTTTCAACCATGAGAAAGGCCATAGTAACAACTTTACGGAAAATAAGTCTCGTGTATGTTAGTACAAAGTGTTACTTTTGTAGGAAGATTGGTCTTTTCAAGAGGGATTGTAGAAAGTACATTGGGTTGAgaataggggtgggcatcaatcCGGTTGAATTGATGAAACCGGCCGAACTAAACCGTACTTActagtttgatttggtttttacAAAGATATGATATTTAATGCCTTGGCCGAACTAAACCGTATTTACTAGTTTGATTTGAGCTTTTGTAAACCGCACTAAATCAAACCAGACTGTTTATGTGcatatttatatgtttatattataCTATATTTTACATGTGTAATACTCTAATTAGGCAATAACTATATATGGATATTTGAATTGAGCTATATTAGTTGATGAACCCGATAATCAAGCCTCGACCTTTCAGGGGATGGGCTATGGAGTTTGTAGGAAAAATCATGCACAGTTCTAGCAACGAACACACTTTCATCATCATAGCCACTAATTATTTTACCAAGTGGGTGGAGGCCAAGGCATTAAATACCATATCTTCGGCTGCAGTGATCACCTTCATCAAACAACAAATCATTCATAGGTTCGAAATTCAAGAAACAATTTTCACAGAGGCACCTCCTTCATTTCAAAAGAAATCTAGAATTTTGCTTGGGAATACAACATCAAATTGGTACAGTCTAGTCCCTATTTTCCGAGAGCAAATGACCAGGCTGAATCTACTAAAAAAGTATTGATCAACATCATCAAGAAAATGGCGAACGACAATCACAGGGACTGGCACAAAAGACTATCCAAGGCTCTGTGGGCAGATAAAACTTCTAAGAAAATAGCTATATGCACAACACCTTTTGCTCTGACATATGGTCACGACGTAGTGTTGCATGTAGAGATCAATGTACATTCCTTGAGACTGGAACGACAGCCAGGAATGGGCGAAGCAGCTTATACAGAAGCCATGATGCAAGAATTGAGCCAGCTAAGTGTAATTCATGCCAGAGCATTGACCCATCTGACAGTTGGTGAACAAATAGTGGCTTGGGCCTACAACAAAAAAGTTCGTGAGAAAATTtttgaagaaggagaaatgGCACTACTCATCAGCATCTGATTAATAGACAATGGTTAAAAAGTTCATACCTTCTTATTGGGAAAAATAGGCAATGACCTTGGTAGGGACTGAACTACGGATTGTTAATTTTCATTACGGCTGCGCCCATTTTCAATACAGTTATGATCACTTTTGTAAAAATTACCCATGATCGGGCAATTATATACCAATAATATAGTTGAATAAAAGCCAAGTTATggtttttttgaaattaaatggtCTCATGCATAAAACCAACTGTTGATCAGCACCAAATAAGTGACAGAGTATTGTCTAATAAACAATTAATGGTTTACAAGTCAGAGTCAGAGCCCGAACTGACCCTAATAGTGATCCTACCAGGAATGAAAGGATTCGGTGCAACAACAATCAGGTTGATAAGGCTTCAAGTCAGAGCCTGAGCAGAATCCGCATACTTGGCCCTAATCCCGAAGAGAACTTCTCAATTTAGCTTAGGAAATCTATAGGATGAGCCCTTGTTGACTAGAGAATAATTCAACTCAGGGATTACCTGGGGGCATCCAAGCTGTCTGCTGAAAATATGGGGATTATAggcctcccaccatattgatAATTTCTGGTGTCCATTTTTCCACCACAGGGCAGATATCGCGATTGGAGACATGAGAATATTTCCATATTCTCAAAAGCCGTGGGCCTATTAACATCCTTAAGGCCTGATAAATAAGTCTCTCCTTAAACCAAGAGCAACCTCTCTTCAAACTCATCAACTATTGAGCAACATGTCTAGTTTTTTCGCCCATGAAGAATGTGAAACTCTCTTCAGTTGTCTTCCAGAGATTGGGCTCAAAACTTAGTCCTTCGAAGGCACCACCTGAGGAGCCACCTGCAATTTTCACCCCATCAATTCTGGAAATGACCTTTGGGGCCAGACCTGGACACCATCCCCAATTGCAAATTTACATTAAGGTTGATGGGCTCAATGGTGGCCTCTCTTAGGCCCTTGTAGATGGAGGCTAAGATCAATGGCCCAGTAGCAACTCTAAGAGGCTAAACCCTCTGCCAATTGAAGCCACTCCAAGGTAATACAATTGGAGGTACTGgggaaaataaatttgttcaGCCAATACAATAGGAACATTATGTGTTTTCCATGGGGGTAATAAACCTTTTTGTTCATAAAAGTCCCCATAGGCTCGATTGGAATCAATTAGATTAGAAAGAATTTCAAGgttctttctcctttctttatCTTTGGAAGGATTATCTTGGTAATCTCCCAACCAGTCGGCGCTTCTCCCATGAGGACAAACTCCAAAAACCACAAGAAGGTCTAGGATGAAGAGAACATCGACCAACACCAAAATCAAAAGTGTTGGAAGCACTATTCTTGAACATCAAGACCGAACCCAGAAGTGGAGAGTCAACCTGAAGTTGAATAGTTGAGTACATAATGGCATGATAGATACCGTTATCAAGCCACGAATTCTTATGCTGAGGTTCCATCCTCTTTTCCCAATCCACCCAATGGAGGCCCACGCTCGACACATCAATCTTTGGAAAGAAAATTGGCAACATCTTATTCCAATTTGTCTAGTCGATTCCTTCCCATCGACATACAGAAATAGGAGCCCAGATGACATGAGGTTTATATTTACAGAGCTGGTCAGCTTTCTTCTCCAAGTACCTGTGCCCCAGGACGCAATTACTGTTCAAGAAGCTGATGAGATCCGTACAGAGTAAAAATTGAGCTCGACTATCAGAAACCTTTCAACCAAACCATCAAAGACGGTGACAAATTCATTCACTCCAACCCCCAAGATAAAGGGAAGACTCGTGGATACAACCTCTGAAGATGAAGAATCAGGACAATGGCAGTACTTTTCTTTGGCACCATTTGATCAAAAAATTATCTTTGCTCAAGTttgaagttaaaaaaaaaaaaaaaaagaggttaTGGGTTTTCTCTGAAAAAGCTATGGTTCCCTTGACACGACAGTTAAAAGACAGAAGGGTGAAAATGAAGAAGGTCATGAATCGAGAATTTAAAGCTTGGCACTTCTTTTCGAACTAGCCATTTGTCAGACAGTTTTTGCCTACGTGCCAAACCACAACCTTTACCTCGAGCATCGTAGAAAAAGCCTACTTTATTAAGATAGGcccaaataaaaatttaactttATTAAGATAGGcccaaataaaaatttaagggTTCTAAGAAATAAATAGTCGGTTTGTGTTAAATATGTCTTGAATGTAATGGACCAATTAACGGTTAGTTAAATCTAACAGACTAAAATGGAAAAGATAACAGCCAAAATATGGATCTCGAAACTAAAATTGTCAGAATCCgtacaaacaaaaatgaatatttttagCCCAAAAACGTTAAAACCTTGGTTTAGGAAAAGAATTCTAAAACTGTAGAAATAAGATCTATACACATATCCTCAAATCCTCTTATCAAAATTCCTAAACAcatacctctcaaatccaattcctacatcaaattcctcaaatcaaattcctccaaTCACAATTCCTCACATTCTCATATCACATCTTACTTCCGCTGCGATGTCAGGAACCCCTACGATTCTCCCCCTTATTgcagactcacagaagcataAAGTCAATCATGCTAACTCGGCTACTGGACTCATGCTTCTATCGTCACCACCAAAGGTTCTACTTTTCATACGTCCTCTCAAAAATCAGCATGGATTATCGACTCGGGTGTTACGGATCACATGACATTTGGTCCTGGCCAATTTATTAGTCACAAATCATCCACTTCGTCGGTAGTGTCTAATGCTAATGGCACCCCTCTCTTGTGGTTGGGGAgagctctctatctctctctacttccctacatttggattctgtattacttgttccatctttggaCCATAACTTGTTATCTGCTG
Proteins encoded in this region:
- the LOC109950437 gene encoding uncharacterized protein LOC109950437, with the protein product MSRLASDVVEDALMSEEGCELLSETLKSLQVKLKLLKDGPSNNEVGGPSSQTQYMKDPKRVRCKGRSKGVTGAKEKAMKRGIRHCRECGHIGHDRRQCPALNTPTSPSNNDESTPIHRSDPLFDDFDRMHGPTE